The following coding sequences lie in one Drosophila sulfurigaster albostrigata strain 15112-1811.04 chromosome 2R, ASM2355843v2, whole genome shotgun sequence genomic window:
- the LOC133838215 gene encoding omega-amidase NIT2-like — protein sequence MSKGNNTSSNSNSNKLTLAVLQLPGGSNVSANVRQAVEHIAQLKAANPQLQLAILPESFNGPYAIEEFGKHAESVPDGPTCRELSQLAKKLAIYIIGGSIIERDANNKLYNTCTVWSPTGKLIGRHRKIHLFTMHIEPDQLGGVYFDESAALTAGNEPTVVEIGPHKVGIGICHDKRFEELARIYRNMGCSMLVYPSAFCICQGPMHWELLQRARAHDNQLFVVTCAPARNNMSGYVAYGHSMIVDPWARVQREAGDGFELMVEEIDFNKVDEVRRQIPIYKQRRTDVYDLARAST from the exons Atgagcaaaggcaacaacaccagcagcaacagcaacagcaaca AGCTTACGCTGGCCGTGCTGCAGCTGCCCGGGGGCAGCAATGTGTCAGCGAACGTTCGCCAAGCTGTGGAGCACATAGCCCAGTTGAAGGCTGCAAATCCGCAGCTACAGTTGGCCATATTGCCGGAGAGCTTCAACGGTCCGTATGCGATAGAGGAGTTTGGGAAGCATGCGGAAAGCGTACCGGATGGCCCAACGTGCCGCGAGCTATCGCAGCTGGCGAAAAAGCTGGCCATCTACATCATTGGCGGCAGCATAATCGAGCGGGATGCCAACAATAAGCTCTACAATACGTGCACCGTTTGGTCGCCCACTGGCAAACTAATTGGCCGACATCGCAAG ATTCATCTATTCACGATGCACATTGAGCCCGACCAACTGGGTGGCGTCTACTTTGATGAGTCGGCCGCGTTGACGGCGGGCAACGAGCCAACTGTGGTGGAAATTGGTCCGCATAAGgttggcattggcatttgcCACGACAAGCGTTTCGAGGAGTTGGCCCGCATCTATCGCAACATGG GTTGCAGCATGTTGGTCTATCCATCGGCCTTCTGCATTTGCCAGGGTCCCATGCACTGGGAGCTGCTGCAGCGTGCTCGCGCCCACGATAATCAGCTCTTCGTGGTCACCTGTGCACCGGCCCGCAATAATATGTCCGGTTATGTGGCCTACGGCCATTCCATGATTGTTGATCCCTGGGCTCGTGTGCAGCGTGAAGCGGGCGACGGTTTCGAGTTGATGGTCGAAGAAATCG ACTTCAATAAAGTGGACGAAGTGCGTCGACAGATTCCCATCTACAAACAGCGACGCACCGATGTTTATGATCTGGCCAGAGCGAGCACTTGA